In Chryseobacterium turcicum, a single window of DNA contains:
- a CDS encoding DUF4097 family beta strand repeat-containing protein has product MKKIYLILFALITLSVHAQEDTEQINSSQEISKTYKIKKSKGKLLLNLGQVTVEGYKGSEIIFSVKGEDAEEDKRAEGLQIINSLGLVDNTGLGINVSEKDGMMEVNSLKKMSFPDVKILVPENVIVSFKHQSQYGGDIVFKNIQNEIEISTTYNNIKLENITGPATVKSIYGNVEAVFSQNTKGPLSIISVYGLTDVTLPKSVKANLKTTTSYGEIYMSPDFKIDVEKKDGLIRQGDELIGKVNGGGTNIEVRSDYSKVYLRAK; this is encoded by the coding sequence ATGAAAAAGATATATTTAATCTTATTTGCTTTGATCACGCTTTCTGTACACGCACAAGAAGATACTGAGCAAATTAATTCTTCACAAGAGATTTCTAAAACGTATAAAATCAAAAAAAGTAAAGGCAAGCTGCTCCTTAATCTAGGTCAAGTAACGGTGGAAGGTTACAAGGGGAGCGAAATCATTTTTTCGGTTAAAGGAGAAGATGCTGAAGAAGATAAGCGTGCGGAGGGCCTGCAAATCATTAATTCTTTAGGGCTTGTAGACAATACTGGGCTTGGAATTAATGTAAGTGAAAAAGACGGTATGATGGAAGTGAATTCGTTGAAAAAAATGTCTTTTCCGGATGTAAAAATCTTAGTTCCAGAAAACGTTATTGTTTCTTTTAAACATCAATCGCAATATGGTGGGGACATAGTTTTCAAAAATATTCAGAATGAAATTGAAATCTCAACCACTTATAACAATATTAAGCTGGAAAACATTACAGGTCCTGCAACGGTAAAATCTATTTATGGTAATGTAGAAGCGGTTTTTAGCCAAAATACAAAAGGTCCTTTGTCTATTATTTCGGTGTACGGTCTTACTGATGTTACACTTCCTAAATCGGTGAAAGCTAATTTGAAAACAACAACTTCGTATGGTGAAATTTATATGTCTCCGGATTTTAAGATTGATGTTGAAAAGAAAGATGGTTTGATACGTCAAGGTGATGAATTGATTGGAAAAGTGAATGGTGGCGGTACTAATATCGAAGTTCGTTCCGATTACAGTAAAGTTTATTTAAGAGCGAAATGA